A genomic window from Streptomyces sp. NBC_00234 includes:
- a CDS encoding carbohydrate ABC transporter permease has translation MTTVPTVKAKQSLGARIAARAGGGVMRVFLILVGLFWLMPTIGLLLSSLRGADDIAATGWWKVLTAPSELTFDNYQRLLDNSVITDSLLSTVMITVPTTLLVVVIGSLAGYAFAWMEFPGRDWWFLIVVGLLVVPVQVALIPVSELFGAIGIFETTFGVIMFHTAFGLPFAIFLLRNFFAEIPRELLEAARLDGAGEIRLFTRVVMPLGGPAIASLGIFQFLWVWNDMLVALIFADSESPPITVALQQQVRQFGNNIDVLAPGAFVSMVIPLAVFFAFQRQFVSGVMAGAVK, from the coding sequence GTGACCACCGTGCCGACCGTGAAGGCCAAGCAGTCCCTCGGCGCGCGGATCGCCGCCCGGGCCGGCGGCGGGGTGATGCGGGTCTTCCTGATCCTGGTGGGCCTGTTCTGGCTGATGCCGACGATCGGGCTGCTGCTCTCCTCGCTGCGCGGCGCCGACGACATCGCCGCGACCGGCTGGTGGAAGGTCCTCACCGCACCCTCCGAGCTCACCTTCGACAACTACCAGCGCCTGCTCGACAATTCGGTGATCACCGACTCCCTGCTCAGTACGGTGATGATCACCGTCCCGACCACGCTGCTGGTCGTGGTGATCGGTTCACTCGCCGGATACGCCTTCGCCTGGATGGAGTTCCCCGGCCGCGACTGGTGGTTCCTCATCGTCGTGGGGCTGTTGGTCGTACCCGTACAGGTCGCCCTGATCCCGGTCTCCGAACTCTTCGGCGCCATCGGGATATTCGAGACGACCTTCGGCGTGATCATGTTCCACACGGCCTTCGGGCTGCCGTTCGCGATCTTCCTGCTGCGGAACTTCTTCGCGGAGATCCCGCGCGAACTGCTGGAGGCCGCACGGCTCGACGGGGCGGGCGAGATCAGGCTCTTCACCCGTGTGGTGATGCCGCTGGGCGGACCGGCGATCGCCTCGCTCGGGATCTTCCAGTTCCTCTGGGTGTGGAACGACATGCTCGTGGCGCTGATCTTCGCCGATTCCGAGTCACCGCCGATCACCGTGGCGCTCCAGCAGCAGGTGCGCCAGTTCGGCAACAACATCGACGTACTGGCGCCCGGTGCCTTCGTCTCGATGGTGATTCCGCTGGCCGTCTTCTTCGCGTTCCAGCGGCAGTTCGTGTCCGGCGTGATGGCGGGCGCCGTCAAGTAG
- a CDS encoding bifunctional glycosyltransferase/CDP-glycerol:glycerophosphate glycerophosphotransferase encodes MPRFSVIVPAYRVQAYLHECLDSVSGQSFKDFEIIVVDDGSPDACGAIADEYAGRDHRFSVVHLPGNTGLGPARNAGIARASGDYLIFLDGDDTLLPDALQTIADRITATGGPDVLVYDYTRVYWSGETVRNQLARHLAETGPASFRLADRPELLKVLMVVWNKAYRREFVEAEGFTFPPGYYEDTPWTYPVLMAAGSIAVLDSVCVGYRQRRRGNILSTTSRRHFDVFDQYDRVFAFIDARPELAVWRPAIFRRMLDHFSTLFTSHGRLPQGTRAEFFRRARTHCVRYRTPGARVPRRARLRHGLFRLGAHRTYRLLWAAQQLRGVLRLRVAALRHAVRGALLQLHYRVQLRLPVRPREAVFAAYWNRGYACNPAAIEAKARELVPGLRTSWICRPEDAHTVPTGTRRLHPGTYRYWTALARSKYLVNNVNFDRRLVKRRGQVLLQTHHGTPLKTMGTDLLDRPAAAGSTDFGQLLRNIDKWDFSLSANLHSTLVWERTYPSGYTTLEYGYPRNDVFQHTSAQEVARLRETLGVPEDCTAILYAPTHRDYRRSQRHALDLERLVQVLGPRYVVLARSHYLYSAPKAQAGRTPHPRIIDVSDHPSLEALCLASDALITDYSSLMFDYANLDRPLVIHLDDSQAYEAARGTYFDLQTFPPGVVARSQDELLDIFTTDHWRGSRSAQLRAAFRARFCPYDDGYAAERVVRRVFLGETAGLPVPVPLKERRPLGTLPRQTAPRATPNPSRAATSSPSAD; translated from the coding sequence GTGCCCCGGTTCAGTGTCATCGTGCCCGCGTACCGGGTCCAGGCGTATCTGCACGAATGCCTGGACTCGGTGTCGGGCCAGTCCTTCAAAGACTTCGAAATCATCGTGGTCGACGACGGCTCACCGGACGCCTGCGGCGCCATCGCCGACGAGTACGCCGGACGCGACCACAGGTTCAGCGTCGTCCATCTGCCGGGGAACACCGGCCTCGGCCCGGCGCGCAACGCCGGTATCGCCAGGGCGAGCGGGGACTACCTGATCTTCCTCGACGGGGACGACACCCTCCTGCCGGACGCGCTGCAGACCATCGCCGACCGGATCACGGCGACCGGCGGTCCCGATGTCCTCGTCTACGACTACACCCGCGTGTACTGGAGCGGCGAGACCGTACGCAACCAGCTCGCCCGGCATCTCGCCGAGACCGGGCCCGCCTCCTTCCGGCTGGCCGACCGCCCCGAGCTGCTCAAGGTCCTGATGGTCGTCTGGAACAAGGCGTACCGCCGGGAGTTCGTGGAGGCCGAGGGCTTCACCTTCCCGCCCGGATACTACGAGGACACGCCCTGGACCTATCCGGTGCTGATGGCCGCCGGATCGATCGCGGTCCTCGACAGCGTGTGCGTCGGCTACCGCCAGCGGCGCCGGGGCAACATCCTCTCCACCACCAGCCGCCGCCATTTCGACGTCTTCGACCAGTACGACCGGGTCTTCGCGTTCATCGACGCGCGCCCCGAGCTCGCCGTCTGGCGGCCGGCGATATTCCGGCGGATGCTCGACCACTTCTCGACGCTGTTCACCTCGCACGGGAGGCTGCCGCAGGGCACCCGCGCCGAGTTCTTCCGCCGGGCCCGTACCCACTGCGTCCGCTACCGCACGCCCGGCGCCCGTGTCCCGCGCCGGGCACGCCTGCGCCACGGGCTGTTCCGGCTGGGCGCCCACCGCACGTACCGCCTGCTGTGGGCCGCGCAGCAGCTGCGCGGCGTACTGAGGCTGCGCGTCGCCGCACTGCGCCACGCGGTGCGCGGGGCGCTCCTCCAGCTGCACTACCGCGTCCAGCTGCGGCTGCCCGTCCGGCCCCGCGAGGCCGTGTTCGCCGCCTACTGGAACCGGGGCTACGCCTGCAATCCGGCCGCGATCGAGGCGAAGGCGCGCGAGCTGGTCCCCGGCCTGCGGACCTCGTGGATCTGCCGCCCCGAGGACGCGCACACCGTGCCCACCGGCACCCGCAGGCTGCACCCGGGGACGTACCGCTACTGGACCGCGCTGGCCCGCTCCAAGTACCTCGTGAACAACGTCAACTTCGACCGGCGGCTGGTGAAGAGACGCGGCCAGGTGCTGCTGCAGACCCACCACGGGACGCCGCTCAAGACCATGGGGACGGATCTGCTGGACCGTCCGGCGGCGGCCGGGTCCACGGACTTCGGACAGCTGCTGCGCAACATCGACAAGTGGGACTTCTCCCTCTCCGCGAATCTGCACTCCACGCTCGTCTGGGAGCGGACCTACCCCTCCGGCTACACGACGCTGGAGTACGGCTATCCGCGCAACGACGTGTTCCAGCACACGAGCGCGCAGGAGGTGGCCCGGCTGCGCGAGACGCTCGGCGTCCCGGAGGACTGCACCGCCATCCTGTACGCGCCGACGCACCGCGACTACCGGCGCTCGCAGCGCCACGCCCTGGACCTGGAACGACTCGTCCAGGTCCTCGGGCCGCGCTACGTCGTCCTGGCCCGCTCCCACTACCTGTACAGCGCCCCGAAGGCACAGGCAGGCCGGACGCCGCATCCCCGGATCATCGACGTCAGCGACCATCCCTCGCTGGAGGCGCTGTGTCTCGCCTCGGACGCACTGATTACGGACTACTCCTCGCTGATGTTCGACTACGCCAACCTGGACCGTCCGCTCGTCATCCACCTGGACGACAGCCAGGCGTACGAGGCGGCACGGGGGACGTACTTCGACCTCCAGACCTTCCCGCCCGGAGTGGTCGCCCGCAGCCAGGACGAGCTGCTCGACATCTTCACCACGGACCACTGGCGCGGTTCCCGGTCCGCGCAGCTGCGGGCGGCGTTCCGGGCCCGGTTCTGTCCGTACGACGACGGGTACGCCGCCGAGCGGGTGGTGCGCCGGGTCTTCCTGGGCGAGACGGCCGGGCTGCCCGTGCCCGTACCCCTCAAGGAGCGGCGGCCCTTGGGCACGCTGCCCCGGCAGACCGCCCCGCGGGCGACGCCGAACCCGTCGAGGGCGGCGACGTCCAGCCCGTCGGCCGACTGA